One segment of Bombus pascuorum chromosome 6, iyBomPasc1.1, whole genome shotgun sequence DNA contains the following:
- the LOC132907685 gene encoding WD repeat-containing protein CG11141 isoform X3 — protein MVAAGNEHGVVTVFQIPKNPPDSLPDSLKPKHKKQVERYSISGLHNSVVTTVEWSKNGMKLFSGDQDGVVVLTEIDFYMHLSKSSELLNEKYAVVQLSYQQGLLLVSTTLRTILVNRNENGKVTQVGQKERKTLGRLGAVFGCRQNYVQDLVIYASRPGLRLWQADKTGTVLKTLIFKDAVRSGHTEVELLNPAPESCKKNRGEPTFGVILPFCDDLLITYSDDIIYVVNPQTIAITSIVTDLRRVTNVACTKDEIFVLEGERNIIRIAYYPETNMFSSEAKSASDPLLSFAEISKPVTNGILELTSKLMESTIVPAIPFHKINPSNIIQSVGIVPIVTIGTDVTSITNAEEAVEVPMMPDNLNSSLITDSSKITEHNDISKRKSSEQNEKHNDRRQIFEKISQQEFEDVVFTPERKIKKSHNRLLNGNGNCSSLSDINFDLSAFNKDKINANDAKTMHSSLLTLSVDDDFISKTERNLESIQRDVENKEKLLADVLDFDLSKYMTSSQISTTNSNMSQSIDTITYIGCAVHSNNSFTEEKNEQNEYNDHSDHTETESGDEDVSYRTELRKLEDLGECRKKLLQDKLNEPLQKGSYVDGRKMSHSTGMGKHELEVEFHIVPNEFMISTTIEEEDWVLVKNDIPPVAI, from the exons ATGGTTGCTGCTGGTAATGAACATGGTGTAGTAACTGTATTTCAAATACCTAAAAATCCACCAGATTCATTACCAGATAGTTTAAAACCAAAACATAAAAAACAGGTTGAAAGGTATAGCATAAGTGGTTTACATAACAGTGTAGTAACTACAGTTGAGTGGTCTAAGAATGGTATGAAATTATTCAGTGGAGATCAAGATGGTGTAGTTGTACTTactgaaattgatttttatatg cATTTGTCAAAATCATCAGAATTGTTAAATGAGAAGTATGCAGTAGTGCAATTAAGTTATCAACAAGGTTTATTGTTAGTTTCTACAACATTACGTACGATACTGGTAAATAGAAATGAGAATGGAAAGGTAACACAAGTTGGTCAGAAAGAACGCAAAAC ATTGGGAAGATTAGGTGCTGTATTTGGTTGTAGACAAAATTATGTACAAGACTTAGTAATATATGCTAGTAGACCTGGATTACGTCTATGGCAAGCTGATAAAACAGGGACTGTGTTAAAAACACTTATTTTTAAGGATGCTGTTCGATCTGGGCATACAGAAGTGGAACTTCTAAATCCAGCACCAGAAAGTTGTAAAAAGAATCGCGGGGAACCTACATTTGGTGTCATTTTACCTTTTTGTGATGACTTACTAATTACATACAGCgatgatattatatatgtagtaaaTCCACAGACTATTGCTATAACGTCCATTGTAACAGATTTACGTCGTGTGACTAATGTTGCTTGTACtaaagatgaaatatttgtgTTGGAAGGAGAAAGGAACATAATACGTATTGCATATTATCCTGAAACTAACATGTTCTCATCag aaGCAAAAAGTGCATCAGATCCATTATTGTCATTTGCTGAAATTAGTAAACCAGTTACCAATGGTATATTAGAATTAACTTCAAAATTAATGGAAAGTACGATAGTGCCAGCTATTCCTTTTCACAAAATCAATCCAAGTAATATTATTCAATCTGTAGG AATTGTACCAATTGTTACTATTGGCACTGATGTAACATCAATTACAAATGCGGAAGAAGCTGTAGAAGTACCAATGATGCcagataatttaaattcttcattaaTAACAGACAGTAGCAAAATAACAGAACATAATGATATTTCCAAAAGAAAAAGCAgtgaacaaaatgaaaaacataatGATAGGAGgcaaatattcgaaaaaattagTCAACAAGAATTTGAAGATGTTGTATTTACTCcagaaaggaaaattaaaaaatcacatAATAGGCTATTaaatggaaatggaaattgTTCATCATTATCTGacattaattttgatttatctGCTTTCAATAAGGACAAAATAAATGCCAATGATGCAAAGACGATGCATTCTTCTTTATTAACACTTAGTGTCGATGAtgattttatatcaaaaactGAAAGAAATCTTGAATCAATCCAACGTGatgtagaaaataaagaaaaactttTGGCTGATGTTTTGGATTTTGATTTGTCAAAGTATATGACGAGCAGTCAAATTAGTACTACTAATTCAAATATGTCCCAATCTATTGatacaattacatatatagGTTGTGCAGTACATTCCAATAATTCTTTcacagaagaaaaaaatgagcAAAATGAATATAATGATCACAGCGACCATACAGAAACGGAATCTGGAGATGAAGATGTCAGTTACCGTACGGAATTAAGGAAGTTAGAAGATTTAGGTGAATGTAGAAAAAAGCTTTTACaagataaattaaacgaacCTTTACAAAAAGGTAGTTATGTTGATGGGAGGAAAATGTCACATTCAACAGGTATGGGTAAACATGAATTAGAAGTTGAATTTCATa TTGTACCGAATGAGTTTATGATATCAACTACAATTGAGGAAGAAGATTGGGTTTtagtaaaaaatgatatacCTCCAGTTGCAATATAG
- the LOC132907708 gene encoding ATP synthase subunit O, mitochondrial, protein MTMSFSRIIVRSFSSSSTAQQLVKPPIQVYGIEGRYATALYSAASKQKALNNVEKDLLKFQDLLKKDKKLEEFVKNPSIKRKEKVKALQTIGGKVSLSNETINLLGLLAENGRLSSVNNVINTFKLFMAANRGEVPCEVITAKPLDAEMTAKLQTALKGFLSKGQSILLTSKVDPSIMGGMIIAIGDKYVDMSVASKVKKYSDIIANTV, encoded by the exons ATGACAATGTCCTTCAGTAGGATAATT GTGCGGTCATTTTCTAGTAGTTCTACTGCTCAACAATTGGTTAag CCTCCAATTCAAGTATATGGAATAGAAGGACGATATGCTACAGCACTTTATTCTGCAGCTTCAAAACAAAAAGCATTAAATAATGTTGAAAAAGATCTGCTTAAATTTCAA GATCTTctgaagaaagataaaaaattagaagaatttgTGAAGAATccatcgataaaacgaaaagaaaaagtaaaagcgCTTCAGACAATTGGTGGAAAAGTTAGTCTAAGTAATGAAACTATAAATCTGTTGGGTTTACTGGCAGAAAATGGCAGACTTTCAAgtgtaaataatgtaattaatacatttaaattatttatggcTGCCAATAGAGGTGAGGTCCCATGTGAAGTTATAACTGCTAAACCACTTGATGCTGAGATGACAGCTAAGCTTCAAACAGCTCTAAAGGGCTTCTTAAGTAAAGGTCAATCTATTTTGCTTACTTCGAAAGTTGATCCTTCTATTATGGGAGGTATGATTATAGCAATAGGTGATAAATATGTAGACATGAGCGTGGCcagtaaagtaaaaaaatattctgacATTATTGCTAACACAGTGTGA
- the LOC132907718 gene encoding cofilin/actin-depolymerizing factor homolog isoform X2, with product MASGVTVADVCKTTYEEIKKDKKHRYVIFYIKDEKQIDVEVIGPRDAAYDAFLEDLQKCGSGECRYGLFDFEYTHQCQGTSEASKKQKLFLMSWCPDTAKVKKKMLYSSSFDALKKSLVGVQKYIQATDLSEASEEAVEEKLRATDRN from the exons ATG gCGTCTGGAGTAACAGTAGCCGATGTTTGTAAGACAACGTACGAGGagattaaaaaagacaaaaagcaTCGATATGTAATCTTTTACATTAAGGACGAAAAGCAAATTGATGTTGAAGTCATCGGACCTCGCGACGCAGCTTACGACGCCTTCCTTGAAGATTTGCAGAAATGTGGTAGCGGAGAATGTCGCTATGGCCTCTTCGATTTTGAATACACTCATCAATGTCAGGGTACTTCTGAG gcttccaagaaacaaaaattgttcttGATGTCGTGGTGTCCTGACACGGCCAAAGTTAAGAAGAAGATGTTGTACTCCAGTTCTTTTGATGCTTTGAAAAAATCCTTAGTTGGTGTGCAAAAGTATATACAGGCAACAGATCTTTCAGAGGCTTCTGAAGAAGCTGTTGAAGAAAAGCTCCGAGCCACTGACAGGAATTAG
- the LOC132907685 gene encoding WD repeat-containing protein CG11141 isoform X2: MTSPMCEDGGTLREWAPLAMLLQQIPAKIQTGLFTHNINFTCIDAVPEFIAIGTNYGLVYWFDREKQDLQRLRCENVNSKITCIQVISTVDYMVAAGNEHGVVTVFQIPKNPPDSLPDSLKPKHKKQVERYSISGLHNSVVTTVEWSKNGMKLFSGDQDGVVVLTEIDFYMHLSKSSELLNEKYAVVQLSYQQGLLLVSTTLRTILVNRNENGKVTQVGQKERKTLGRLGAVFGCRQNYVQDLVIYASRPGLRLWQADKTGTVLKTLIFKDAVRSGHTEVELLNPAPESCKKNRGEPTFGVILPFCDDLLITYSDDIIYVVNPQTIAITSIVTDLRRVTNVACTKDEIFVLEGERNIIRIAYYPETNMFSSEAKSASDPLLSFAEISKPVTNGILELTSKLMESTIVPAIPFHKINPSNIIQSVGIVPIVTIGTDVTSITNAEEAVEVPMMPDNLNSSLITDSSKITEHNDISKRKSSEQNEKHNDRRQIFEKISQQEFEDVVFTPERKIKKSHNRLLNGNGNCSSLSDINFDLSAFNKDKINANDAKTMHSSLLTLSVDDDFISKTERNLESIQRDVENKEKLLADVLDFDLSKYMTSSQISTTNSNMSQSIDTITYIGCAVHSNNSFTEEKNEQNEYNDHSDHTETESGDEDVSYRTELRKLEDLGECRKKLLQDKLNEPLQKGSYVDGRKMSHSTVVPNEFMISTTIEEEDWVLVKNDIPPVAI; encoded by the exons ATGACATCACCTATGTGTGAAGATGGTGGTACTTTACGAGAATGGGCACCTCTTGCTATGCTTCTTCAACAAATACCTGCGAAAATTCAAACTGGGCTCTTTACACACAACATTAATTTTACCTGTATTGATGCAGTGCCTGAATTTATAGCCATTGGAACTAACTATGGTTTAGTATATTGGTTTGACAGAGAAAAGCAAGACTTGCAAAGGCTTCGATGTGAG aatgTCAATTCAAAAATTACATGTATTCAAGTGATATCAACAGTAGACTATATGGTTGCTGCTGGTAATGAACATGGTGTAGTAACTGTATTTCAAATACCTAAAAATCCACCAGATTCATTACCAGATAGTTTAAAACCAAAACATAAAAAACAGGTTGAAAGGTATAGCATAAGTGGTTTACATAACAGTGTAGTAACTACAGTTGAGTGGTCTAAGAATGGTATGAAATTATTCAGTGGAGATCAAGATGGTGTAGTTGTACTTactgaaattgatttttatatg cATTTGTCAAAATCATCAGAATTGTTAAATGAGAAGTATGCAGTAGTGCAATTAAGTTATCAACAAGGTTTATTGTTAGTTTCTACAACATTACGTACGATACTGGTAAATAGAAATGAGAATGGAAAGGTAACACAAGTTGGTCAGAAAGAACGCAAAAC ATTGGGAAGATTAGGTGCTGTATTTGGTTGTAGACAAAATTATGTACAAGACTTAGTAATATATGCTAGTAGACCTGGATTACGTCTATGGCAAGCTGATAAAACAGGGACTGTGTTAAAAACACTTATTTTTAAGGATGCTGTTCGATCTGGGCATACAGAAGTGGAACTTCTAAATCCAGCACCAGAAAGTTGTAAAAAGAATCGCGGGGAACCTACATTTGGTGTCATTTTACCTTTTTGTGATGACTTACTAATTACATACAGCgatgatattatatatgtagtaaaTCCACAGACTATTGCTATAACGTCCATTGTAACAGATTTACGTCGTGTGACTAATGTTGCTTGTACtaaagatgaaatatttgtgTTGGAAGGAGAAAGGAACATAATACGTATTGCATATTATCCTGAAACTAACATGTTCTCATCag aaGCAAAAAGTGCATCAGATCCATTATTGTCATTTGCTGAAATTAGTAAACCAGTTACCAATGGTATATTAGAATTAACTTCAAAATTAATGGAAAGTACGATAGTGCCAGCTATTCCTTTTCACAAAATCAATCCAAGTAATATTATTCAATCTGTAGG AATTGTACCAATTGTTACTATTGGCACTGATGTAACATCAATTACAAATGCGGAAGAAGCTGTAGAAGTACCAATGATGCcagataatttaaattcttcattaaTAACAGACAGTAGCAAAATAACAGAACATAATGATATTTCCAAAAGAAAAAGCAgtgaacaaaatgaaaaacataatGATAGGAGgcaaatattcgaaaaaattagTCAACAAGAATTTGAAGATGTTGTATTTACTCcagaaaggaaaattaaaaaatcacatAATAGGCTATTaaatggaaatggaaattgTTCATCATTATCTGacattaattttgatttatctGCTTTCAATAAGGACAAAATAAATGCCAATGATGCAAAGACGATGCATTCTTCTTTATTAACACTTAGTGTCGATGAtgattttatatcaaaaactGAAAGAAATCTTGAATCAATCCAACGTGatgtagaaaataaagaaaaactttTGGCTGATGTTTTGGATTTTGATTTGTCAAAGTATATGACGAGCAGTCAAATTAGTACTACTAATTCAAATATGTCCCAATCTATTGatacaattacatatatagGTTGTGCAGTACATTCCAATAATTCTTTcacagaagaaaaaaatgagcAAAATGAATATAATGATCACAGCGACCATACAGAAACGGAATCTGGAGATGAAGATGTCAGTTACCGTACGGAATTAAGGAAGTTAGAAGATTTAGGTGAATGTAGAAAAAAGCTTTTACaagataaattaaacgaacCTTTACAAAAAGGTAGTTATGTTGATGGGAGGAAAATGTCACATTCAACAG TTGTACCGAATGAGTTTATGATATCAACTACAATTGAGGAAGAAGATTGGGTTTtagtaaaaaatgatatacCTCCAGTTGCAATATAG
- the LOC132907718 gene encoding cofilin/actin-depolymerizing factor homolog isoform X1 codes for MCYASGVTVADVCKTTYEEIKKDKKHRYVIFYIKDEKQIDVEVIGPRDAAYDAFLEDLQKCGSGECRYGLFDFEYTHQCQGTSEASKKQKLFLMSWCPDTAKVKKKMLYSSSFDALKKSLVGVQKYIQATDLSEASEEAVEEKLRATDRN; via the exons atgtgcTAT gCGTCTGGAGTAACAGTAGCCGATGTTTGTAAGACAACGTACGAGGagattaaaaaagacaaaaagcaTCGATATGTAATCTTTTACATTAAGGACGAAAAGCAAATTGATGTTGAAGTCATCGGACCTCGCGACGCAGCTTACGACGCCTTCCTTGAAGATTTGCAGAAATGTGGTAGCGGAGAATGTCGCTATGGCCTCTTCGATTTTGAATACACTCATCAATGTCAGGGTACTTCTGAG gcttccaagaaacaaaaattgttcttGATGTCGTGGTGTCCTGACACGGCCAAAGTTAAGAAGAAGATGTTGTACTCCAGTTCTTTTGATGCTTTGAAAAAATCCTTAGTTGGTGTGCAAAAGTATATACAGGCAACAGATCTTTCAGAGGCTTCTGAAGAAGCTGTTGAAGAAAAGCTCCGAGCCACTGACAGGAATTAG
- the LOC132907685 gene encoding WD repeat-containing protein CG11141 isoform X1 has product MTSPMCEDGGTLREWAPLAMLLQQIPAKIQTGLFTHNINFTCIDAVPEFIAIGTNYGLVYWFDREKQDLQRLRCENVNSKITCIQVISTVDYMVAAGNEHGVVTVFQIPKNPPDSLPDSLKPKHKKQVERYSISGLHNSVVTTVEWSKNGMKLFSGDQDGVVVLTEIDFYMHLSKSSELLNEKYAVVQLSYQQGLLLVSTTLRTILVNRNENGKVTQVGQKERKTLGRLGAVFGCRQNYVQDLVIYASRPGLRLWQADKTGTVLKTLIFKDAVRSGHTEVELLNPAPESCKKNRGEPTFGVILPFCDDLLITYSDDIIYVVNPQTIAITSIVTDLRRVTNVACTKDEIFVLEGERNIIRIAYYPETNMFSSEAKSASDPLLSFAEISKPVTNGILELTSKLMESTIVPAIPFHKINPSNIIQSVGIVPIVTIGTDVTSITNAEEAVEVPMMPDNLNSSLITDSSKITEHNDISKRKSSEQNEKHNDRRQIFEKISQQEFEDVVFTPERKIKKSHNRLLNGNGNCSSLSDINFDLSAFNKDKINANDAKTMHSSLLTLSVDDDFISKTERNLESIQRDVENKEKLLADVLDFDLSKYMTSSQISTTNSNMSQSIDTITYIGCAVHSNNSFTEEKNEQNEYNDHSDHTETESGDEDVSYRTELRKLEDLGECRKKLLQDKLNEPLQKGSYVDGRKMSHSTGMGKHELEVEFHIVPNEFMISTTIEEEDWVLVKNDIPPVAI; this is encoded by the exons ATGACATCACCTATGTGTGAAGATGGTGGTACTTTACGAGAATGGGCACCTCTTGCTATGCTTCTTCAACAAATACCTGCGAAAATTCAAACTGGGCTCTTTACACACAACATTAATTTTACCTGTATTGATGCAGTGCCTGAATTTATAGCCATTGGAACTAACTATGGTTTAGTATATTGGTTTGACAGAGAAAAGCAAGACTTGCAAAGGCTTCGATGTGAG aatgTCAATTCAAAAATTACATGTATTCAAGTGATATCAACAGTAGACTATATGGTTGCTGCTGGTAATGAACATGGTGTAGTAACTGTATTTCAAATACCTAAAAATCCACCAGATTCATTACCAGATAGTTTAAAACCAAAACATAAAAAACAGGTTGAAAGGTATAGCATAAGTGGTTTACATAACAGTGTAGTAACTACAGTTGAGTGGTCTAAGAATGGTATGAAATTATTCAGTGGAGATCAAGATGGTGTAGTTGTACTTactgaaattgatttttatatg cATTTGTCAAAATCATCAGAATTGTTAAATGAGAAGTATGCAGTAGTGCAATTAAGTTATCAACAAGGTTTATTGTTAGTTTCTACAACATTACGTACGATACTGGTAAATAGAAATGAGAATGGAAAGGTAACACAAGTTGGTCAGAAAGAACGCAAAAC ATTGGGAAGATTAGGTGCTGTATTTGGTTGTAGACAAAATTATGTACAAGACTTAGTAATATATGCTAGTAGACCTGGATTACGTCTATGGCAAGCTGATAAAACAGGGACTGTGTTAAAAACACTTATTTTTAAGGATGCTGTTCGATCTGGGCATACAGAAGTGGAACTTCTAAATCCAGCACCAGAAAGTTGTAAAAAGAATCGCGGGGAACCTACATTTGGTGTCATTTTACCTTTTTGTGATGACTTACTAATTACATACAGCgatgatattatatatgtagtaaaTCCACAGACTATTGCTATAACGTCCATTGTAACAGATTTACGTCGTGTGACTAATGTTGCTTGTACtaaagatgaaatatttgtgTTGGAAGGAGAAAGGAACATAATACGTATTGCATATTATCCTGAAACTAACATGTTCTCATCag aaGCAAAAAGTGCATCAGATCCATTATTGTCATTTGCTGAAATTAGTAAACCAGTTACCAATGGTATATTAGAATTAACTTCAAAATTAATGGAAAGTACGATAGTGCCAGCTATTCCTTTTCACAAAATCAATCCAAGTAATATTATTCAATCTGTAGG AATTGTACCAATTGTTACTATTGGCACTGATGTAACATCAATTACAAATGCGGAAGAAGCTGTAGAAGTACCAATGATGCcagataatttaaattcttcattaaTAACAGACAGTAGCAAAATAACAGAACATAATGATATTTCCAAAAGAAAAAGCAgtgaacaaaatgaaaaacataatGATAGGAGgcaaatattcgaaaaaattagTCAACAAGAATTTGAAGATGTTGTATTTACTCcagaaaggaaaattaaaaaatcacatAATAGGCTATTaaatggaaatggaaattgTTCATCATTATCTGacattaattttgatttatctGCTTTCAATAAGGACAAAATAAATGCCAATGATGCAAAGACGATGCATTCTTCTTTATTAACACTTAGTGTCGATGAtgattttatatcaaaaactGAAAGAAATCTTGAATCAATCCAACGTGatgtagaaaataaagaaaaactttTGGCTGATGTTTTGGATTTTGATTTGTCAAAGTATATGACGAGCAGTCAAATTAGTACTACTAATTCAAATATGTCCCAATCTATTGatacaattacatatatagGTTGTGCAGTACATTCCAATAATTCTTTcacagaagaaaaaaatgagcAAAATGAATATAATGATCACAGCGACCATACAGAAACGGAATCTGGAGATGAAGATGTCAGTTACCGTACGGAATTAAGGAAGTTAGAAGATTTAGGTGAATGTAGAAAAAAGCTTTTACaagataaattaaacgaacCTTTACAAAAAGGTAGTTATGTTGATGGGAGGAAAATGTCACATTCAACAGGTATGGGTAAACATGAATTAGAAGTTGAATTTCATa TTGTACCGAATGAGTTTATGATATCAACTACAATTGAGGAAGAAGATTGGGTTTtagtaaaaaatgatatacCTCCAGTTGCAATATAG